The genomic DNA GCAATCCCAGTGCCGGGGCCCACCATGATGACAGGTGTGGTGGACTTGAAAGGCAAGCGGAACTGAGATTTGCGCACGAACATGGGTACCAGGGCGCGGCCGCCATTCTCGCCTGCTGGTTCCTTGGCCCGAAGCCAGCTAGTGGCCACCCCCTTGTTCACTCGGCCAGACTTCGCTTCGTACTCCACGGCCACGGCACAGATGTGCACGGAGTTGGGGTGGACCTGGAGGAAGGACTGGTGTGAGCCGGGCTCCAACCCCCTAGAGGCCCCTCCTCGGCGGGTATCCCGCGTCCACGGCCTTCCCTGGCAGAGCTGGTGCCCTTCACCTTGGAGGATGAGGCAATGGAGTAGTATCGGGCCTGCAGGCGTGGCAGCAGCTCACACAGGTGGTCGATGGGTGGCCGCAGTGATGGGTAGTCTTGGAGGATGGCTAGGATGTGCCTCCGGGCTTCCACCACCCAGCTCAGGTACAGCTCCTGAGGAGACACGGAAGGAAGGTATGGcctgtgtgcgtgcgcatgcgcaTGTGCGCGCAGTGGGCGGGATGGAGAGACGGGTGCCCAGGCTCACCTTGCCCTCGCCTGAGGATGACGCCATCTTGTGCAGGTGCTCCTGCTCCGAGGGCTCTGAGGCGTACTGTGCCAGTTCGTAGAGCACATTGGTGCGTGGCGGGTTAGTGATGTCCAGGTAGTAGGTGAGGGCCGTGCGGTAGGTGGTGGGGCAGGGGAACGGATGCTTCTTGTTTGACTCCTCTGCGGCAGGAAAGAAACAGGATGGAGTCGGAGGGTCACCCCTTAGATGCTGCAGGCCGTTGTTGGCTGGAGGCTGGCATCCCAGCCTGCTCCCATTAGCCTCGACTCTGTGACAAGGCTCAAGCTTTCTGCCAGGCGGGAACTTGAGGCCAGGCAGAAGTGCCAGTTATAGGCTGCCAggaagcactgtgtgtgtgtgtgtgtgtgtgtgtgtgtgtgtgtgtgtgtgtgtgtgtgtgttttgtgggagaggggagtggctAGCTTGAACAGGCAGGACTTGGGTGGGTACTAGATGCCTGTGTCCACAGTGAAAGGCCCTGGGTGACAGCATCCTCCAGCATCTGTGCACCATGAAGGACCCTACCTCGTGGGCACGGAGGGCTGCTGAGCCCAGTTCTTGTATTTACCGCTGAGGATGAAGGCCCAGGAGCAGGGACCTGGCAGCCCACAGCCACTGAGGGAGCTGTGGAGCCCAGGCCTAAGACGTAAAACCTGGTTTAGCAGCCCTGGTCTGGGACGATTGGTGGCTTTCCTGGCTACCTGGGAAGTAgactggctctgcctcctggccATAGGTGTCCTCTCTAACTATGATGGGATGGAGAGCAAGCCAGACCTCGACATATATTGTGTTTTGGGGCATCGGCCTTTAGCACCTGAAGGCTCAACTTCCAGGCCTAGACAAGGCCCTCAATTCTGGAACTTACCATCGAGATTGTTTAGAGACATGATGACATCCAGGTCAGCTCCCAGGATCTCCCCAATCTGGTTGACCAGGGCTGAGTCATTGGCTGGGTACACAGCCACGTGATCTCCAGATTCATACCTAGAGGAAGGAAGTGCAAGGCTCAGGAGGAAGCCACCAGATGCCTCAGGGCCAGGCTTACCACAGGGAGATGGGAGGCGGCAGGTACCTGATCTTGGAGTCTGAGATGTCCAACTCCAGGTGCATTAGATGCCGCTCAGTGCCTTGGTTCAGCTTCCGGTTGGCGGTGACAGCAGCCAGGAATGGATTCTTAGCATCGAAGGGGCTGATGGGAAAAGAGGAGGCCAGTGATTTGCCCATGAATGTAGTAAGATGGGCAAAGCGAAGGGACACACAGGCTGGTTCCTATAAAACTTGAGACCCTCTGCCTATGGGGGGACTTGAGCGGGAGTGGAGCTGCCAAGGTCCTGAGACCACTGCATGCCATTTGGTTTTCACACTCACATTCAGGGACCACAGTGTGGCTAGGAGTGACAAGTGGAGGAGTCTGACCCAGCAGGATGGCTGGCTTGACCCCAGGAGACCACGATGACTAAGGAGGGTTCCAGCGTGAATCTGGGCAGCACCCAGAGGGATGGAGGGGTCAAAGTGAACGGAATGGTTTGGACTTTTCGTGCATCCCGGCTTGCCTTGAACCCGCTATGCAGCTGAGGATAAGAGAACTGGACTTCCTTCCCCGAGTGTGCTGAGCTCAAAGGTGTGTGTACCACGCCCAGTCTGTGCGGTCCTGGGGACGGACCCCGGGGCCTCACGGGTTATGGAAGCACTCGCCAGCTGAGCTGCATGCCCAATGGCAGTGGACTCTAAGGACAGAATGGGACTTTTTGCCCAAGTTTAATATGGCAGGGCTTGGCTCCTAAGGCCTGCGTGGGGAAGAGCACCTGTCCCTTGGGCAGCTTGTACCCTTCCTGATAGAGGGCATGAAAGTGTGGGGACCCCACTGTGCTCATTCAGAGGACTCCAGAGGATCACACATCTCCCTGGGCTGTGGGTACTCAAGGGCCCCAGAGCTGTCCGTCCCACCCCGCTTCCTCCACTCACGGTTTCTGGTTCTCGTAGCTCTTCAGACGGCCCATCTCACCCGTGTACACCTTGGCTACGTCCATGTCTTCGTGGACCACGAGCTCATACTGGCGAATGCTGGGAATGGAAAAACCAAGGCTGTGGTCAGGGCTGGGAAGGGGGAAGCTTCAGGGTCagccagagagagaaagggcTTGAGCTAAAGGGGATATGGACGGAAGACAAGTGACATTAGGACGCAGGGGACCCTgtagcagacacacagagaagcaaaggcaggagaaggGCTGAGGCTGACCCCGAGAGCCTGAGAGGACTAGCTGGCCAGGAAGCACTGGTGGGAGGAAAGCCAGTGTCCTAGCGAAGCCACAGGACAGAAAGGGAGACCCCACCGCATCCCCCTCACCTTCTGGGGGCTTCTTCATCTATGCTTGAGCTCTTGCCACCCCCACACCTCACTGTGTCCCCAGGGCTACCCAGCCGGGGCCCTAGCTGTGGCCTTCCACTTACCTCGACTCCTCCCCAGTGGCTTCTACCCCAAAGAACTCGCACACAGCTGGCCAGAACTGCTCCCTCCACGTGATGAAATCCTCTTCCaagctggagagagggaggagagggttaGCGAGGCTAGGGGTAAGAGGGAGGCCCACATGCCAGGCTAGACCCGTGACTGGGGTGTGGCACTCACTTCCCGTCATCATCACCAAGGCCCAACTCAAAGATGCGCTGGGCGCCAAGCTGCTCCAGCCTCTGGTCCACATACTTGCCCATGGCATTGAAGTGCTCATAGGTCTTGTTCCCAAGACCAAATACCTGTGTGGACAACAGGGGAGGCTCTGAGGATGGGACTTCACGCCATCTGATGTCCTTGGGGTGGACTGTATCCTTCACCCACAGTCTGGCTTTATGCGCCCTGGGAGGAACAGCTGATGGCTTTATTTAAGAGACCTGCAGCCCAGGTAGCGCCTTTTACAACCAGGCTATGTCTCAGCCCAGCTTAGCTGGAGGCTCCGGTGCTTTTGGCTTTGCATCCAGTAGCCAATGTTCCTGGGGATCAGATAGTAGCATGGGAGGGGCCGCTCTGGGTGAGGCTCCACCAGAGTAAGGATCAGGCTAAGCTCGAAGCTACCTGCCCTGTCACATTGTGGAGGAACAGAGGGGGACACAGTTTGCACAGGGAGGCCTAGTGCTCGGGGGAGCTGCCACAGGATTCTGTGGAGACTCACAGCAAACTTGACCCCAGTGAGGTCCACGTCAGTCTCCTGCAGCCAGTCATAGAAGTCCTGCGCATTGTCCGTGGGGTCGCCCTCTCCGTATGTGGCCATGCAGAAGACTACCAGGGACTTGTCGATCTCAGGCAGGCTGCTCAGGTCGGCCTAGAGAGACAGGGGTGTCACCACTACCACAGCCTGAGCCCACAGTGGAGGAACAGAGTGGCAGGTGGAAGGCTAGCCAGGAAGCCCTTCATGTGCCTCCCATCAGTTTAAAACAAAGTGTGGAGATGGGGGGAGACCCCTGTGGAACGagcattggggtgggggtgggacggCTCAGAGACAAGGTGTGCCCGACAGCGCTATCTCTTCAGTTGGGCACAGGGTGAGTGCGTGCGCCAATGACCTTATATGGAAGCCAAAGAGACAACTCCAAGGCCACCTGCTCCCTCCCTTCTACCCCTGGCTCGTGGCAGTTGTGTGAGCTCCACAGAGTGACCCTGAGTAAGGGAATGGGGCAGGCAGTAGCAGAGGAGTAAGTCTGAGCTGGCAAAGTCAAGGGCGATGATGCGCCTGGCCCTAGCCCTTAGGGACATGAATGAGGTCCGTCATATCCTATACTGGCTTACGAGGAACGGCACAGGCAGGATGACATATGGACGAGGAGGGACTCCACTGCTCCTACCTATAGCTTCTCTGGACCCCGCCATGACTGTTCCCACTCTTCCCTCAGCTTTAATGGACAAGTTACTGAGAGCCTCAACGAAGGTGAGCTTAGAGCTCTTTGAGGTGAACCCATCCAACACCTCCCACAGACAGGGGAGGGGCATCCTGGGGTCCCTCTCACGTGAGCAGCAGGGTGGGCTCACTCACCAAGTCATACTCTTCAGGGTCTGCGGACATGCCCCGCATCCCGTAGCGGTGGGCATCCTTGGACAGCCGGTTGGCAAACTCCTCAGCGGTTCCCGTCTGGGAGCCATAGAATACGATAATGTTCCTTCCCTGGGGGAAAAGGCAGACACACAGGGTCTGTAAGGAGGCCTGAAGACACAGGGCAGGCTTGGCAAGTGGAGCCCTCTTAAGGGTCCTCTCTCTCCTGGCTGTCACAGATGCTATGATGGAAGAGGGACGTCACCTGAAAAACTCCAGCTAGAGTCAAAGTGATCTCACGCTCATTATCCAAGATCGTACTCTGACCCAAGGAAAAACACAACCTAACATTGAGTATGAGACGGGaaggggagggctggagagacggctgagcggttaagagcaccgactgctcttccagaggtcctgagttcaattcccagcaaccacacggtggctcacaaccatctgtaatggggatccgatgcccccttctggtgtgtctgaggacagcgacagtgaactcacatacataaaataaatcttaaaaacaaacatggaaagtGACTGGGAGAGTGTGAGTAGCAGACCCCCATGTGACAGTGGGTGCGATCCTTCGGCATCTGTGGGGGTCCATGATCCCCATTCACGAGCTACCAAAATCTAAAGTCTCCTGTAATAACACAGTGAGGTGAAGTAGAggccagagggatggctcagtggttaaagcacttgccGCTCTTGCGGAGGACCCAAGtgcagctccctgcacccatgtCGGGtgctcacaaccgcctgtaactgTAGCTCCGGGATCCAATGGCCTCTGGCCACAGTGGACACCTGCATTCCTGTGCACAACCCCCAGtagacataattaaaattaataattacgctgggcagtggtggcacatgtctttaatctcagcactcaggaagcagacacaggcggatctctgagttcgaggtcaacctggtctatagagcgatTTCCGGAACAGCTAAGGCTACCCGGAAATGCTGTCTGAACCACCTCCCCCAACCTGCGAAATAATAATAGCTCTTAAAACAGGTATTTGCACCGAAGATATTAATACATCCTTTAtacattttttagatttatttatgtatatgagtacactgtccctgtcttcagacacaccagaagagggtgttgaatgccattagagatggttgtgagccaccatatggatgTTGGGAATGGAGCCAGCTCCAgggcttttaaatttttaggtagGATGTTACTATGGgagcccaggttggtctcaacTTTTGATTTCCCGGCATCAGCCTTCTCAGTGCTGCGATTACAGGTAtttatcaccatgcctggcttccaaTAGACCcactctgtgtgtggtgtgtgacgCATGAACTTGGAGGCCCGAGGACTACGCTGGGGTCTCCCTCAGGTGCCCTCAGTGCTCACTGGTCTGGAGCTCCCAGGTTAGGCTATGCTTGCACGGGGAGCCCCAGGAACCCAGCACTGTGATGACAGAATGTGCTGCCAGGGCTGGCTTCTTACGTCGGTTCTGGAAAATGAACTTAAAATTGCAAACTGTGATCGTAAGGGAGCGAGTGGTCTTCCATTTTGGTTtatccagaaaagcaagagcagAGCCCGTGTGCTGCGGCAAGGTGAGGGTGCCCTTAGCATTCTGACCTGCTCAGTTCCCATAGCCCCCAGGCCTCTCTCCTGGGCCCCCTTGGTGCCCAGCGAAGCATGCTCTAccaaaagcagaagcaggagctCACCGTTTTCTTCATCTTTTCCACGAAGCTGCTCTCTTTGACGGGTGGGGCCCTGAAAAACAGACAGTCTGATGGGGACAGATGCAGCTGTTGCAGGATGGGCGGGCCAGGCTGTGCTCCCTGTGGCAGTTTGTCAGGGGACAGTCCACTTGTGCTAGGCCCCAGTGGGGAAGCCCACAGCTGGGAATGGTATAAGTCACTCCCCAGCCTCAGGACAGCGCGGGTCTGGCCTGGTTATCTGCCCATGTTCTCCTTGCCAGTGCCTggctctttcctccctctccagcttctggcccCGTCTTCCCTTGTCTTTATCTCAGGCAAACAGGGCAGAAGCTGAAGGAGGCTCTAGCTCCAGCTGGAGACAGTGAGCCAATGGGAGACTATGTCAAAAGTGTGGTcagggtgtgtgcgtgtgcgtgtgtgagcatgtgtgatgtgtgccacggtgtgtgtgtgtgtttgtgtgtgtgtgtgatgtgtgccagggtgtgtgtgtgtgtgtgtgtgtgtgtgtgtgtgatgtgtgccagggtgtgtgtgtatgatgtgtgccagggtgtgtgtgtgtgtgtgtgtgtgtgtgtgtgtgatgtgtgccaggtgtgtgtgtatgatgtgtgccagggtgtgtgtgtgtgtgtgtgatgtgtgccagggtgtatgtgtgtgtgtgtgtgtgtgtgcgcgatcTGTGCcagggtatatgtgtgtgtgtatgtgtgtgtgtaagagagaaagaaagaaagagagagagagagagagagagagaggtgcgtcagggtgtgtgtgtgtgagagatgtgtgtcagggtgtgtgtgtgtgtgtatgtgttgtgtgtgatgtgtgccagggtgtgtgtgtgtgtatgagagagatgtgagggtgtgtgtgtgtgtgtgtgtgtgtgtgtgtgtgtgtgtgtgtgtgatgtgtgccagggtgtgtgtgtgtgtgtgtgttgggagggggcTGTGCATGTGCAAAGATAGCCCAGCAATTAAGAGGGTTTGATTACGAGGATGAGAGTTTGCACCCAGCACCACATGCCAAGCTAGACACCCGTCCAGCACACCCTCCAGCTTGGATGTGACGCGGCTGCATATACTTAggccacatatacacacagagtttAGTAAGGCTTATAGCGCTTGAGGTGACTACTCATCTCATGCGTGTAAGTATGAACACC from Rattus norvegicus strain BN/NHsdMcwi chromosome 12, GRCr8, whole genome shotgun sequence includes the following:
- the Por gene encoding NADPH--cytochrome P450 reductase, producing MGDSHEDTSATMPEAVAEEVSLFSTTDMVLFSLIVGVLTYWFIFRKKKEEIPEFSKIQTTAPPVKESSFVEKMKKTGRNIIVFYGSQTGTAEEFANRLSKDAHRYGMRGMSADPEEYDLADLSSLPEIDKSLVVFCMATYGEGDPTDNAQDFYDWLQETDVDLTGVKFAVFGLGNKTYEHFNAMGKYVDQRLEQLGAQRIFELGLGDDDGNLEEDFITWREQFWPAVCEFFGVEATGEESSIRQYELVVHEDMDVAKVYTGEMGRLKSYENQKPPFDAKNPFLAAVTANRKLNQGTERHLMHLELDISDSKIRYESGDHVAVYPANDSALVNQIGEILGADLDVIMSLNNLDEESNKKHPFPCPTTYRTALTYYLDITNPPRTNVLYELAQYASEPSEQEHLHKMASSSGEGKELYLSWVVEARRHILAILQDYPSLRPPIDHLCELLPRLQARYYSIASSSKVHPNSVHICAVAVEYEAKSGRVNKGVATSWLRAKEPAGENGGRALVPMFVRKSQFRLPFKSTTPVIMVGPGTGIAPFMGFIQERAWLREQGKEVGETLLYYGCRRSDEDYLYREELARFHKDGALTQLNVAFSREQAHKVYVQHLLKRDREHLWKLIHEGGAHIYVCGDARNMAKDVQNTFYDIVAEFGPMEHTQAVDYVKKLMTKGRYSLDVWS